A region from the Nonlabens sp. YIK11 genome encodes:
- the serS gene encoding serine--tRNA ligase — MLQIAAIREHKDDFVKALKKRNIDAAPLFEKAIAMDEKRRSLQTQLDETLAKSNLLSKEIGNLFKSGQAEEANNLKAQTGELKEKSKDLSEQLNNAVEGLQSVLYLIPNIPQESVPAGNSDEDNEVVSQHGTIPTLVGNAQPHWELAKKYDIIDFELGNKITGAGFPVYKRKGARLQRALINYFLDKNTAAGYEEMQVPHLVNEESGYGTGQLPDKEGQMYHVGIDDLYLIPTAEVPITNLYRGDLLEQKDLPIAMTGYTPCFRREAGSYGAHVRGLNRLHQFDKVEILRIEHPDQSDSALDAMVVHVKGILEELELPYRILRLCGGDLGFTSTLTYDFEVYSTAQEKWLEVSSVSNFKTFQANRLKLRYRNGDNGTELAHTLNGSALALPRILASILENFQEEDHINIPKVLIPYCGFDRID; from the coding sequence GATCGCGATGGATGAAAAACGTCGTTCCTTGCAAACTCAACTGGACGAGACGCTGGCAAAAAGCAACCTGTTATCTAAGGAAATAGGAAATCTATTCAAATCTGGACAGGCAGAAGAAGCCAACAATCTCAAGGCACAAACCGGAGAACTAAAGGAAAAATCAAAGGACCTGAGCGAGCAGCTCAACAACGCCGTTGAAGGATTGCAGTCTGTTCTTTATTTAATTCCCAACATACCACAAGAAAGCGTTCCTGCTGGAAACAGCGATGAAGATAACGAGGTTGTTTCTCAACATGGCACGATTCCAACGCTGGTAGGGAACGCGCAGCCGCACTGGGAACTTGCAAAGAAATACGATATCATTGATTTTGAATTAGGTAATAAAATCACAGGTGCTGGCTTCCCAGTTTATAAAAGAAAAGGTGCCAGATTACAGCGTGCCTTGATCAACTATTTTCTGGATAAAAACACCGCAGCTGGTTATGAAGAAATGCAGGTGCCTCATCTAGTCAATGAAGAAAGTGGTTATGGAACTGGACAGCTGCCAGACAAGGAAGGTCAAATGTATCATGTAGGTATAGACGATCTTTATTTGATACCTACTGCAGAAGTTCCTATTACCAATCTATATCGTGGTGATTTATTGGAACAAAAAGATCTGCCTATTGCGATGACAGGTTATACGCCATGTTTCCGTCGTGAGGCTGGTAGTTATGGAGCACACGTACGTGGACTTAACAGACTGCATCAATTTGACAAGGTTGAAATACTGAGAATTGAGCATCCAGATCAAAGCGATAGCGCGCTTGATGCGATGGTCGTTCATGTCAAGGGGATTTTGGAAGAACTGGAGTTGCCTTATAGAATTTTACGTCTTTGCGGCGGCGATCTAGGTTTCACCTCTACACTTACTTACGATTTTGAGGTGTATAGCACCGCACAGGAAAAATGGTTGGAAGTGAGTAGTGTATCAAATTTCAAAACTTTCCAAGCCAACCGCTTGAAATTGAGATACAGAAACGGTGATAATGGCACAGAATTGGCTCATACGTTGAACGGTAGCGCACTGGCGTTACCACGCATTTTGGCTTCCATTTTAGAAAATTTCCAAGAAGAAGACCACATCAATATCCCTAAAGTGCTCATTCCCTATTGCGGGTTTGATCGCATAGATTAA